The following proteins come from a genomic window of Acinetobacter sp. SAAs474:
- a CDS encoding acyl-CoA thioesterase, translating into MSPLDQITPILEDQSELTMSVLMTPDMANFSGNVHGGTILKLLDQVAYACASRYSGSYVVTLSVDKVTFKEPIYVGELVTFLASVNHVGRTSMEIGIRVEAQNIQKRTVRHTNSCYFTMVAVDENSKPKQIPPLALDNDWKRCRFEAAEQRKVARLQENHHPSCSIYKKAR; encoded by the coding sequence ATGTCTCCATTAGATCAAATTACCCCTATTTTAGAAGATCAATCTGAATTAACCATGAGCGTTTTAATGACCCCAGACATGGCAAATTTTTCAGGTAATGTTCATGGTGGTACCATTTTGAAATTATTAGATCAGGTTGCGTATGCATGTGCAAGCAGATATTCTGGTAGCTATGTGGTTACACTATCTGTGGATAAGGTGACATTTAAAGAGCCGATCTATGTCGGTGAATTGGTGACATTCTTAGCCAGTGTTAATCATGTTGGACGTACTTCTATGGAAATTGGTATCCGTGTAGAAGCACAAAATATTCAAAAACGTACTGTTCGACACACCAATAGTTGTTATTTTACAATGGTTGCTGTGGATGAAAACAGTAAGCCAAAACAAATCCCTCCTTTGGCGTTAGATAATGATTGGAAACGTTGCCGTTTTGAAGCAGCGGAGCAACGTAAGGTTGCGCGATTACAAGAAAATCATCACCCATCTTGTAGTATTTATAAGAAAGCACGTTAA